The Miscanthus floridulus cultivar M001 chromosome 7, ASM1932011v1, whole genome shotgun sequence genome includes a region encoding these proteins:
- the LOC136463457 gene encoding zinc finger protein GAI-ASSOCIATED FACTOR 1-like, protein MPHRSEEESLNNFQQQAELEACPAGSSKADTAMPVGKKRRGHPGTLDPDVEVVALSPKTLLATNRYICEVCHKGFQRDQNLQLHRRGHNLPWKLKQRSSTEAKKKVYVCPEVTCPHHDGSRALGDLTGVKKHYSRKHGEKKWKCDRCSKKYAVQSDWKAHTKICGTKEYRCDCGTIFSRKDSFITHRAFCDALAEDNSRVNHSLATMVGSLHGHQQNIFSHGVPTFPTSPTDVMANLSSNDHISYSHLRSLSPYALITRNTSLFSNQVSPKDSGFPLDGSASSYPYMSMNSPYMSATALLQKAAEMGAKTSQDPISPLLLKSFPSNVTTPSPRDHMDISSGRQGYCLGNSAASSVGIMATEHEGSYMSGRSNILINTPWVSSYRPTTAPLIGLMNHPFGMRAEKESSDIFPRGQTQHSRQENISRVGDAGLTQDFLGLGGSGNLEMTSETYNADVTALSYSDEQQKLQEHIYSYHQSSLGSTALEKPIWES, encoded by the exons ATGCCACACAGGTCGGAAGAAGAATCCCTCAACAACTTCCAGCAGCAGGCAGAGCTTGAAGCTTGCCCTGCTGGGTCAAGCAAAGCTGACACAGCCATGCCTGTAGGGAAAAAGAGACGAGGCCATCCAGGAACTCTAG ATCCTGATGTGGAAGTAGTGGCTTTGTCACCTAAGACACTCTTGGCAACAAACAGATACATATGTGAGGTTTGTCACAAGGGCTTCCAGAGAGACCAGAACCTCCAGCTCCATAGGAGGGGCCATAACCTACCATGGAAGCTGAAGCAGAGAAGCAGCACTGAAGCTAAGAAGAAAGTGTATGTCTGCCCTGAGGTCACCTGCCCTCATCATGATGGAAGCCGAGCATTGGGCGATCTCACAGGCGTAAAGAAGCACTACTCTAGGAAACATGGGGAGAAGAAGTGGAAGTGTGACAGGTGTTCAAAGAAGTATGCTGTTCAGTCGGACTGGAAGGCGCACACAAAGATATGTGGCACAAAGGAGTACCGATGTGATTGTGGAACAATATTCTCAAG AAAGGATAGTTTCATCACACATCGAGCCTTCTGTGATGCACTGGCTGAAGACAACTCTAGGGTTAACCACAGCCTTGCAACAATGGTGGGAAGTCTGCATGGTCACCAGCAGAATATCTTTTCACATGGAGTACCTACCTTCCCCACTTCACCAACTGATGTGATGGCAAACTTGTCGAGCAATGATCATATTTCATACAGTCATCTGAGATCTTTGTCCCCTTATGCTCTGATTACAAGAAACACATCATTGTTCTCCAACCAGGTATCACCCAAGGATTCAGGCTTTCCACTTGATGGAAGCGCGTCAAGTTACCCTTATATGTCCATGAATTCCCCATACATGTCTGCTACTGCACTTCTACAGAAAGCTGCAGAGATGGGTGCGAAGACCAGCCAGGATCCTATATCACCATTACTCCTAAAAAGCTTCCCAAGTAACGTGACAACTCCTAGTCCTAGAGATCACATGGACATATCTTCTGGAAGACAGGGATACTGCCTCGGGAATTCAGCAGCTAGCAGTGTTGGCATCATGGCAACTGAACATGAGGGCTCTTACATGAGTGGTCGCAGTAACATTCTGATCAACACACCATGGGTGAGTAGTTATAGGCCTACCACAGCACCCttaattggactaatgaatcatCCATTTGGCATGAGAGCAGAGAAGGAGAGCTCTGACATATTTCCTAGAGGCCAGACGCAACACAGCAGGCAGGAAAATATTTCACGGGTAGGAGATGCTGGACTAACCCAGGACTTTCTAGGATTAGGAGGCAGTGGGAATTTGGAAATGACTTCTGAGACTTACAATGCAGATGTGACAGCATTGAGCTATTCTGATGAGCAGCAAAAGCTGCAGGAACATATCTACTCTTACCATCAGTCATCTCTTGGCTCCACTGCACTGGAGAAACCCATTTGGGAATCCTGA
- the LOC136465664 gene encoding uncharacterized protein, with translation MAFNTIYNAIDSKVFEQIKDCEKASEIWKRLKETYEGISAVKSAKLEGVDKDEKKEDEDKKKKSIAFKAGSLSKNKGKSKKESSDDEDASDIDDETMTLLVCKMGKFMKKKGYGARKIRDHNKEYVRRCYKCKSPDHIIADCPYNSDNDEDEKKKHKKEKEKKEKEKKMTFQKKKKGGGYMVTWDSDGS, from the exons ATGGCtttcaacaccatctacaatgccattgattccaaggtatttgagcaaatcaaggattgtgagaaagCTAGTGAGATATGGAAGAGATTGAAAGAGACCTATGAGGGCAtatcggcggtgaagagtgctaagtt ggagggggttgacaaggatgagaagaaggaagatgaagacaagaagaagaaaagtatagcattcaaggctggCTCattatccaagaacaagggcaagtccaagaaagagtctagtgatgatgaagatgctagtgacattgatgatgagacCATGACTCTCCTTGTGTGTAAGATGggtaagttcatgaagaagaagggctatggtgcaagaaagataagagatcacaacaaggagtatgtgagaagatgctacaagtgcaagagcccAGATCACATTATAGCGGAttgcccctacaatagtgataatgatgaggatgagaagaagaagcataagaaggagaaggaaaagaaggagaaggagaagaaaatgaccttccaaaagaagaagaaaggtggaggctatatggtgacatgggatagtgatggctcttag